The Halomonas qaidamensis genome includes the window GTACTACAGGTTTCTTTCGAAAAGCCCCTTCCTGTGAAGGGGCTTTTTGTTAGTAGCTTTTTTGTTAGTAGCTTTTCGAGAGCCAAGAGTGTCTCCAGAGCGGATGTCTTCCGAATTGCCAGAGACACATTTCCGGGTAACGCCAATCAGCCACCTAGCTTTTCATTCAACTCCTGGCCAGGTGCCTGATGCAACGGCTATAGGAGCTTTGTCTGTGGCCACAAAACACGCTGCGCTTCATGCGCTGATCGAACCTGTCGTAGCCGCTATGGGTTTTGAGCTATGGGGTATCGACCATCTTTCCCAGGGCAAGCATTCGCGGCTGGTAATTTATATCGAACGCGAAAGCGGCGTCAGCGTGGAAGACTGCGCTGATATTAGTCGCCAAGTTAGTGCCGTTATGGATGTGGAAGACCCTATTCCCGGCGAATACCGTTTGGAAGTCTCGTCGCCCGGTATGGCACGTCCCTTATATACCCTGGATCAATTTATTCGCTATCAAGGCCATCACGTTGCACTCAAGCTACGCGTTGCTTTTGATGGGCGGCGTAAATATCAAGGTCTTCTCGCCGGTGTCGAAGGCGATGAGGTACTGCTACAGCTGGATGGCGAAGAGTACTGTTTTCCAATCGAAAGCATTGATTCTGCGCATGTCGT containing:
- the rimP gene encoding ribosome maturation factor RimP, with product MATKHAALHALIEPVVAAMGFELWGIDHLSQGKHSRLVIYIERESGVSVEDCADISRQVSAVMDVEDPIPGEYRLEVSSPGMARPLYTLDQFIRYQGHHVALKLRVAFDGRRKYQGLLAGVEGDEVLLQLDGEEYCFPIESIDSAHVVPQFDE